In Perca fluviatilis chromosome 14, GENO_Pfluv_1.0, whole genome shotgun sequence, a genomic segment contains:
- the alpk1 gene encoding alpha-protein kinase 1, whose product MDSQEVGGLLDECLGAVAAAQRSTQSTEAERHNYWSCSDLLCAELASLLQEAMEMKWPFVPEKWQYKESLNAKDKTNLSDLIIKHLSPLLALLKASIAAQEARTALAVVFLVDRFLYWTDESRRLLKIAKLLHRRHPDTPVAPQLVIRQARVYVNSGKLQKAEYILSSLINNNGATGCWVYRSESDRALVQAVSVQVRGMILQKLGLWLEAAQLIWASLVGYYTLPQPDKKGIGTSLGILANILVSMNDEDFHAFRTNPDIDLSLLGDRSHRLLSAAQAAKMAVVYSQYTSLYVLTNVVTQGTCLLSYSFSVECPASERQSFLLQASEAFAIGLLTKAEGELVTSQQELHTFLKAAYSLTVAHKWLGTPQEVVAQATRACQKALANFYDYCNADTQDKDGLCAEIMHLVGQVKLLLRVEPFLNSDKGSFIPDSYGNIKDTLVNFTLEDFAKVMKRFQKYHASLCKTTNASCKGTKDDIDETRLCITALGTTIGTLYTECSTEACKVAPKGEEPQERGSCSPAVHPPQKSDLCTTLGSTDNLGSSWQNFSLSSSGSPRPSSSGFTGSSGVEREAKARNQSCLTSEVNDDRSDSVLQSADGNKKRGSHGCNSGVGSQTALRSAIPASSSSNGSADSDKFEVIQAGIETLDTDEDWMTEVGLAPKQSAAEGAVQSLSQLALRTSSSSLSGSFSSQSSWEKLSADLNSPTNGKPQPSSVSKAGSVQSGKSAESDGSFFLLETLDSKSSDSAHDPMHKNHTSGWEFRPLESLNVDPNINREVDSISVKPATSATPHPNLPEQCASTETSTESSFEMLDEHQSGPQHSDVTTSEKVNVPQIKNPLCYSCLKHSAVTSVVPESQYLLSQQDFQALLAGVCHECLLKRLHSDKTQFKLKTHRTAYSALHLKFSKATGLWTARETCAYIGELMGMQGKQRAAIWVQFLHQEERLSSYVGKDYLKPKEIQFHLKDVERQMTAQYYVTEFNKSLYDKEVMAQIFFIPSEALLILDGNEIAGCVTVEPYMLGDFVKLTNNTGKKDKSFQATEYGLAFGHFTYLLSECQEVVVDLQGWVTANGKGLTYLTDPQIHSTKTPKGPSNFAARGLRYFLEEQHGPECNGICQLLTLPPVVTQPHVLPQKL is encoded by the exons ATGGACAGCCAGGAGGTGGGGGGTTTACTGGACGAGTGCCTCGGAGCAGTGGCGGCAGCTCAGCGGTCCACCCAGTCCACGGAGGCAGAGAGGCACAACTACTGGAGCTGCTCAG ACTTGTTGTGTGCAGAACTGGCCTCTCTCCTGCAGGAGGCAATGGAAATGAAGTGGCCCTTTGTGCCAGAGAAGTGGCAGTATAAAGAGTCGCTCAATGCCAAAGACAAGACCAACCTCAGCGACCTTATCATCAAGCACCTCTCTCCGCTACTG GCTCTTCTGAAGGCTTCCATCGCGGCTCAGGAGGCACGCACGGCACTGGCGGTGGTCTTCCTAGTCGACCGCTTCCTATACTGGACGGACGAGTCCAGGCGGCTGCTCAAGATCGCCAAGCTGCTCCACAGACGCCACCCTGATACCCCCGTGGCCCCCCAGCTGGTCATACGACAGGCCAGAGTCTACGTTAACTCTG GCAAACTACAAAAGGCAGAATACATACTGAGCAGTCTGATTAACAATAACGGGGCCACAG GTTGTTGGGTGTACCGCTCTGAGAGTGACCGGGCTCTTGTGCAGGCTGTTAGTGTTCAAGTACGTGGAATGATTTTGCAGAAGCTAG GCCTGTGGCTAGAGGCTGCACAGCTAATCTGGGCCTCTCTGGTCGGCTACTACACACTTCCTCAACCTGATAAAAAG GGCATTGGAACCTCTCTTGGCATCCTGGCCAACATATTGGTGTCTATGAACGATGAGGACTTCCACGCTTTTAGGACTAATCCAGATATTGATTTG TCTTTACTTGGGGACAGGAGTCATCGTCTTCTTTCAGCAGCTCAGGCAGCTAAGATGGCAGTAGTTTACAGCCAGTACACTTCACTCTATGTGTTGACCAATGTG gtaACCCAAGGGACCTGCTTGTTATCGTACAGTTTCTCAGTGGAGTGCCCTGCCTCTGAAAGGCAGTCTTTCCTCCTGCAGGCGAGCGAGGCGTTTGCGATCGGCCTGCTCACCAAAGCAGAGGGCGAGCTCGTCACCAGCCAGCAGGAGCTTCACACCTTCCTCAAGGCTGCCTATTCTCTCACTGTCGCTCACAAATGGCTCGGCACTCCTCAGGAGGTCGTGGCGCAGGCAACTCGAGCTTGCCAAAAAGCTTTAGCGAATTTCTACGATTACTGCAATGCAGATACCCAAGACAAAGACGGCCTCTGTGCCGAAATCATGCATCTGGTCGGACAAGTCAAGCTTCTTTTGAGAGTGGAGCCTTTCCTTAATTCAGACAAGGGGTCTTTTATCCCGGACAGCTACGGAAACATCAAGGACACGTTGGTAAATTTCACTCTGGAAGATTTCGCTAAGGTGATGAAGAGATTCCAAAAGTATCACGCGTCACTGTGCAAGACAACCAACGCAAGCTGTAAGGGGACCAAAGACGACATAGATGAGACGAGGTTATGTATAACTGCACTGGGGACAACCATTGGTACGCTCTACACAGAATGCAGCACAGAGGCTTGCAAAGTGGCACCCAAAGGAGAGGAGCCACAAGAGAGAGGTTCATGTTCACCTGCTGTGCACCCACCTCAAAAGTCTGACCTGTGTACCACTCTGGGAAGCACAGATAACCTCGGCTCTTCATGGCAAAACTTCTCCTTGAGTAGTTCAGGGTCTCCTAGGCCCAGCAGCAGCGGCTTCACAGGAAGTAGTGGCGTTGAACGTGAAGCAAAAGCACGTAATCAGAGCTGCCTGACCTCTGAGGTTAATGATGACAGGTCAGACAGCGTGCTACAGTCCGCTGATGGAAACAAGAAGCGAGGCTCACATGGTTGTAACTCTGGTGTTGGTTCCCAAACAGCCCTTCGTTCTGCAATACCTGCCTCTTCCTCGTCCAATGGGAGTGCAGATTCGGATAAGTTTGAAGTGATTCAAGCTGGAATAGAGACACTGGACACTGACGAGGACTGGATGACTGAGGTTGGTTTGGCGCCGAAACAGTCAGCAGCTGAGGGAGCCGTGCAATCCTTATCCCAGCTAGCTCTCAGAACATCCTCCAGCTCGCTCAGTGGCAGTTTCAGTTCCCAGTCGTCGTGGGAGAAACTTTCAGCTGACCTGAACTCCCCCACAAACGGAAAACCTCAGCCAAGCAGCGTTTCAAAAGCAGGAAGCGTTCAAAGCGGCAAGTCAGCAGAGTCTGACGGGAGTTTCTTCCTCTTGGAAACGCTGGATTCTAAAAGCAGTGACTCTGCTCATGATCCCATGCACAAAAACCACACATCTGGATGGGAATTCAGACCTCTGGAGAGCCTCAATGTTGACCCAAATATCAACCGTGAAGTTGACTCGATATCCGTAAAACCCGCTACTTCAGCAACCCCACACCCTAACCTCCCTGAGCAGTGTGCTTCCACTGAAACCTCCACAGAGAGTTCATTTGAGATGCTGGACGAGCATCAGAGTGGACCCCAACACAGTGACGTTACTACTTCAGAAAAAGTGAACGTCCCTCAGATAAAGAACCCCTTGTGCTACAGCTGTCTTAAACACAGCGCTGTAACGAGTGTTGTCCCCGAGAGTCAGTATTTGTTATCACAGCAGGATTTCCAAGCACTACTGGCTGGAGTTTGCCATGAATGTCTGCTGAAGAGACTTCACAGCGACAAGACGCAATTCAAACTCAAGACGCACAGAACTGCGTACA GTGCTCTTCATTTGAAGTTCTCCAAGGCCACAGGGCTGTGGACAGCCAGGGAGACGTGTGCTTACATCGGGGAGCTGATGGGGATGCAGGGCAAGCAGAGAGCGGCAATATGGGTGCAGTTTTTACACCAAGAGGAGAGGTTAAGCAG TTATGTTGGAAAAGATTACTTGAAGCCAAAGGAGATCCAGTTTCACCTGAAAGATGTGGAGAGACAGATGACAGCCCAGTACTATGTGACGGAATTCAACAAGAGTCTTTATGACAAGGAAGTCATGGCTCAGATCTTCTTCATTCCCTCGGAAGCGCTACTG ATTCTAGATGGAAATGAGATTGCAGGCTGTGTAACAGTGGAGCCCTACATGCTTGGGGACTTTGTCAAACTGACCAACAACACTGGAAAGAAGGACAAGAGTTTCCAGGCTACAGAGTATGGCCTCGCCTTCGGACACTTCACCTACCTGCTCTCTGAGTGCCAGGAAGTTGTTGTAGACctgcaag ggtGGGTGACAGCCAATGGCAAAGGGCTGACCTACCTCACCGACCCCCAGATTCACTCCACCAAGACCCCCAAAGGCCCCTCCAACTTTGCTGCCAGAGGCCTCAGGTATTTCCTGGAGGAGCAACATGGACCAGAGTGCAATGGCATCTGCCAGCTGCTCACGCTACCTCCTGTGGTCACACAGCCACATGTTCTGCCTCAGAAACTTTGA